One part of the Rutidosis leptorrhynchoides isolate AG116_Rl617_1_P2 chromosome 1, CSIRO_AGI_Rlap_v1, whole genome shotgun sequence genome encodes these proteins:
- the LOC139842230 gene encoding putative F-box protein At4g09190 — protein MILNNLSGGNKYEEELATWGRFPNDILEEILSRLPVRVLVQFSSVSKPWLSLISNPWFAKVHYNRATTNEGRTAIIITAYDKVKRKLHFLSVPRHNSGPATHILTLDHTQITSNEMEIMQAQHLNGLILFNSENGFVENNFAFVINPSTRKLFKLPESTIVSSSSYGKKEEVHHICYFFGFNESTNEHKVLKIRMLDIVSINPRQPIKKLCIKSVNHVKPTIEIMIFCMSSLSWRKIDANLPFNVSGNHWYLGTKHSVCVNSVIYVMIEHLNQILAFDLRTEDKFLMINLPSDAIIDEKWYSKEGMNIVTSDLPFLMKINGLLGLICLNRVANHNELDIWILQDDYKNPVWVREAVTYSDSWFLLDGPFLVNRVIWKQRRESKERFPGDVIRVPLYDMETRSMKHVEYLLGHQLLSSSTIRFDHVRSYVESLSPLKSSR, from the coding sequence ATGATATTAAACAACTTATCCGGCGGTAACAAATATGAAGAAGAATTAGCAACATGGGGTCGATTTCCAAACGATATCCTGGAAGAGATCCTGTCGAGACTCCCGGTGAGAGTCCTAGTTCAATTCAGTTCCGTTTCAAAGCCATGGCTGTCTCTAATTTCAAATCCATGGTTTGCCAAAGTACACTACAATCGTGCCACCACCAATGAAGGCCGAACGGCCATAATCATCACGGCTTATGATAAGGTCAAACGAAAACTACACTTTCTCTCGGTTCCTCGTCACAACAGTGGTCCTGCAACTCATATCCTGACACTGGATCATACTCAGATTACTAGTAATGAGATGGAAATCATGCAAGCTCAACACCTTAACGGTCTAATATTATTCAATTCTGAAAATGGATTTGTTGAGAACAATTTCGCTTTCGTAATTAATCCAAGCACTCGTAAGCTATTCAAACTTCCTGAATCTAcaattgtttcttcttcttcttatggTAAAAAAGAGGAGGTTCATCATATATGTTACTTCTTCGGGTTCAATGAATCTACAAATGAACATAAAGTTTTAAAAATCAGGATGCTTGATATTGTATCTATTAATCCTCGTCAACCGATCAAGAAGCTTTGTATCAAATCTGTTAATCATGTTAAACCCACTATCGAAATTATGATTTTTTGTATGTCGAGTTTATCATGGAGAAAGATCGATGCAAATCTTCCATTCAATGTTAGTGGGAATCATTGGTACCTTGGCACAAAACATAGTGTTTGTGTCAATAGTGTAATATATGTGATGATTGAGCATCTGAATCAAATTTTGGCATTCGATTTGAGAACGGAAGATAAGTTTTTGATGATTAACCTTCCTAGTGATGCTATTATTGATGAAAAGTGGTACTCGAAGGAGGGGATGAATATTGTGACATCAGACCTGCCATTTCTCATGAAGATCAATGGATTGTTAGGACTTATTTGTCTTAACCGTGTAGCGAATCACAACGAATTGGATATCTGGATATTACAAGACGACTACAAAAACCCTGTTTGGGTTAGGGAAGCTGTTACTTACTCTGATTCTTGGTTCTTATTAGATGGACCTTTCCTGGTAAATCGGGTTATATGGAAGCAGCGTAGAGAATCTAAAGAAAGGTTTCCTGGGGATGTGATCCGGGTACCTCTCTATGACATGGAAACTAGAAGTATGAAACATGTTGAGTATTTGCTAGGTCATCAACTTCTAAGCTCTAGTACTATTCGATTCGATCATGTTAGGAGTTATGTTGAAAGCCTATCTCCTTTAAAAAGCAGCAGGTAA